CGCGGATGAGGCTTAATGCTGATATGAATATATATATCGCCCTTTGCGCCTTTGCGGTTAGCGCCTCCCCGGCCGCTCATGCGAATGGCCGTGCCCTCCTCTATACCGGCCGGCACTTTGATCTTTAGAGTTTCGTGCTCTTTAGTCGTGCCCTTGCCATGGCATTTTGCGCAGTTCTTTTCAAAAGTCTCACCCTTGCCGTGACAGGCCGGGCAGACAGCGGTTTGGCGGATTGGCCCGAGAACCGAATTATGCACTCTGGTCACCTGCCCCTCACCATGGCACTCAGCACATTTACTGATCTTAGTACCGGGCTCACCACCCCTACCCTCGCAGCGGTCGCACTGGTGATCTAAATTAAATTTAACTTCTTTTTCAGTGCCAAACACTGCCTCTTCAAAAGTCAGGTGCAGCAGGGCTTCTACATCCTGCCCCCGGTTAGGTTCGGTCCTAGGACCAGCTCCGCCCATAAATTGGCTAAAGATATCACCAAGGTCAAAATCGAACCCGGCCGATTGAAAGCCTTCAAAGCCGCCACCGGCTCCGCCGAACGGGCCGCCCGCGCCAGCCGCCCCGGCCGCGTGGCCGAACTGGTCATAGGCCTGGCGCTTTTTAGAATCTTTTAATACCTCGTAGGCCTCGCCGATTTCTTTGAATTTAGAATCATCACCGCCATGCTTGTCGGGATGGTGCTGCATAGCAAGCTTGCGGTAGGCACGCTTAATCTCATCGGCAGTGGCCGATTTAGAAACTCCCAATATCTCGTAGTAATCCTGCTTAGCCACTTCAGCCCTCTATTTTATTTTTCTGGCTCGTCTTTCTTCTCTTCGTCTACAACCTCGCCTTCAACCGGCTGGCCGTCTTTCTCCTCTTTCTCAATCTCCTCTGGAGCAGCTTCACCACCTGGCTGGCCTTCGTACATCGCGGCACCCACGGCCTGCATCTTTTCGCTCAGCTCCTTTGCTGCCGTCTCAAGCACATCTTTATCTTCCGATTCCAGTTTGGTTTTTGCCTCGGTAATGGCATCTTCTAATGCTTTTTTGTCTTCATCTTTGGCTTTATCCCCGGC
The sequence above is drawn from the Candidatus Dormiibacterota bacterium genome and encodes:
- the dnaJ gene encoding molecular chaperone DnaJ, with the protein product MAKQDYYEILGVSKSATADEIKRAYRKLAMQHHPDKHGGDDSKFKEIGEAYEVLKDSKKRQAYDQFGHAAGAAGAGGPFGGAGGGFEGFQSAGFDFDLGDIFSQFMGGAGPRTEPNRGQDVEALLHLTFEEAVFGTEKEVKFNLDHQCDRCEGRGGEPGTKISKCAECHGEGQVTRVHNSVLGPIRQTAVCPACHGKGETFEKNCAKCHGKGTTKEHETLKIKVPAGIEEGTAIRMSGRGGANRKGAKGDIYIHISIKPHPRLKRRGQEIESEIKIPMTDAALGAEVPVETVDGKVKLKIPAGTQNGKVFKLSGRGVPSMARSGRRGDHLVTVWVQIPSTLTAKQKKLLEEFAAEGGGKRFWRL